A window from Cellulomonas sp. C5510 encodes these proteins:
- a CDS encoding Stp1/IreP family PP2C-type Ser/Thr phosphatase — translation MTIALRYAARSDVGLVRSNNQDSAYAGPHLLVVADGMGGHAGGDVASSVAIAALAPLDGESHGPDDALDELERALEEAREEIITRSQTNPELAGMGTTVTAILRAGNKLAMVHLGDSRGYLLRDGVLTQVTTDHTFVQHLVNTGKITPEEAEHHPQRSVVMRVLGDFDVDIAPDLSVREARAGDRWLLCSDGLSGFVSGDTIAQTLHDIADVDTCAERLVQLALRAGGGDNVTVVVADVLELDQVRDGAGPRTNAVVVGSAAVTRNRPTSAQDGPAARAAELSRQAAASTPGGGVPAVEDDEDDPDERRARRRCRVRGTVVTLLAVLLLAAGATGFYRWTQTQFYVGVDGEVVAIYRGIPQSIGPLTLSDVVERTELAVDDLPGFVRDRVEQTIHTASLADARTRVDALAEDAAAEQPDPEPTRSPRPTSSARPTGTAAP, via the coding sequence GTGACCATCGCGCTGCGCTACGCCGCCCGGTCCGACGTGGGGCTGGTCCGGTCGAACAACCAGGACTCCGCCTACGCGGGGCCGCACCTGCTGGTCGTCGCGGACGGCATGGGCGGGCACGCGGGCGGCGACGTGGCGTCGTCGGTGGCGATCGCGGCGCTGGCGCCCCTGGACGGCGAGTCCCACGGCCCGGACGACGCCCTGGACGAGCTGGAGCGGGCTCTCGAGGAGGCGCGCGAGGAGATCATCACCCGCTCGCAGACGAACCCCGAGCTCGCGGGCATGGGCACCACGGTCACCGCGATCCTGCGGGCCGGCAACAAGCTCGCGATGGTGCACCTGGGCGACTCCCGCGGCTACCTGCTGCGCGACGGGGTCCTCACGCAGGTCACCACCGACCACACGTTCGTCCAGCACCTGGTCAACACCGGCAAGATCACGCCGGAGGAGGCCGAGCACCACCCGCAGCGGTCGGTCGTGATGCGGGTGCTCGGGGACTTCGACGTCGACATCGCGCCGGACCTGTCCGTGCGGGAGGCGCGTGCGGGCGACCGCTGGCTGCTGTGCTCCGACGGGCTGTCGGGCTTCGTCAGCGGGGACACGATCGCCCAGACGCTGCACGACATCGCGGACGTCGACACCTGCGCCGAGCGGCTCGTGCAGCTCGCGCTGCGGGCGGGCGGCGGCGACAACGTCACCGTCGTGGTCGCGGACGTGCTGGAGCTCGACCAGGTCCGCGACGGCGCGGGGCCGCGCACCAACGCCGTGGTGGTCGGCTCGGCCGCCGTGACCCGCAACCGCCCGACGTCCGCGCAGGACGGCCCGGCCGCCCGTGCCGCGGAGCTGTCCCGGCAGGCGGCGGCGAGCACCCCCGGCGGTGGCGTCCCCGCGGTCGAGGACGACGAGGACGACCCGGACGAGCGCCGCGCCCGCCGGCGGTGCCGCGTCCGCGGGACCGTGGTGACCCTGCTGGCGGTGCTGCTGCTCGCTGCCGGCGCCACCGGGTTCTACCGCTGGACGCAGACGCAGTTCTACGTCGGCGTCGACGGCGAGGTCGTCGCGATCTACCGCGGCATCCCGCAGTCCATCGGGCCCCTGACACTGTCCGACGTGGTGGAGCGGACCGAGCTGGCGGTCGACGACCTCCCCGGCTTCGTGCGCGACCGCGTGGAGCAGACCATCCACACCGCCTCGCTCGCGGACGCCCGCACCCGCGTGGACGCCCTCGCGGAGGACGCTGCCGCCGAGCAGCCGGATCCGGAGCCGACCCGCAGCCCGCGCCCGACGTCGTCCGCCCGCCCGACCGGCACGGCGGCACCCTGA